In a single window of the Solea senegalensis isolate Sse05_10M linkage group LG1, IFAPA_SoseM_1, whole genome shotgun sequence genome:
- the LOC122768265 gene encoding uncharacterized protein LOC122768265, with amino-acid sequence MMFSLFLSLSYFIAMGSMNSIKPESSEEVVPEGGNIKLSCKYEGRIFNIQWYKQQHQRSRPEFLLLISEDGSISPEISGFSAHINKTDTRVDLEIISAAVTDSAVYYCAVKPTGNSCEDDITANRAAVFSAEGQTVSLSCNYSVKAQNLQWYRQDPGSAPHYLLMITDTKEPEVLKAAAVNSRLTAELNQERNQVYLQIISAATKDGPPSA; translated from the exons CCATGGGTTCTATGAACAGCATCAAGCCAGAAAGTTCTGAAGAAGTTGTACCAGAAGGAGGAAACATCAAGCTGAGCTGTAAATATGAGGGGAGAATCTTCAATATCCAGTGGTACAAACAACAGCATCAGAGATCCAGACCAGAGTTCCTGCTCCTCATCTCAGAGGATGGATCCATCAGTCCAGAGatttctggtttctctgctcatatcaacaaaacagacacacgtGTAGATCTGGAGATCATctcagctgcagtgacagactctgctgtttactactgtgctgtgaagcccacag GTAACAGCTGTGAAGATGATATTACTGCCAacagagctgcagtgttttcagcAGAAGGTcaaactgtctctctgtcctgtaACTACTCAGTGAAAGCTCAGAATCTCCAGTGGTATCGACAGGATCCTGGATCTGCTCCTCACTATCTTCTCATGATCACTGACACTAAAGAGCCTGAGGTTTTgaaagctgcagctgtgaacTCTCGACTGACTGCTGAACTGAACCAGGAGAGAAACCAAGTTTATCTGCAGATCATCTCCgctgca actaaagacGGTCCACCTTCAGCTTGA